The Vidua macroura isolate BioBank_ID:100142 chromosome 9, ASM2450914v1, whole genome shotgun sequence genome has a window encoding:
- the LOC128811619 gene encoding vitamin D3 hydroxylase-associated protein-like isoform X2 — translation MMIQQQLSQLLPEGKVNTSAALTLLGGSVAALVVWKWLGKKMIQKKMEEARRTRDEGMKKMAKAVQQFREQVPSVQTDAILSLPLLELTRRLQEGSLSPRTVLYTYLEKALEVTQQTNCLRHFIPECEEQLQEIEGHKEKGLLYGIPVSIKDHIGHKGHLATCGLVQCLGTLMDEDSVLVKVLKRQGAIPFAMTNVPQSLFSLSGVTGPVNGILAVPCALGPMARDVDSLALCMKALLCQDMFQLDPTVPPIPFNEEVYSSSTPLRVGYYDTDGYFPLPPCMRRAVKETRRALQAAGHQLVPFSPPRIPYVMTELFLKTFFADGGRTWLDVFTGNIVDPGLKPQVNFCKIPRLVKKLLALLLKPLFPRLAEYLSAMAGMRSVKEMWNHHHQIQMYRSQFISQWKELQLDVVLCPVLGPAFTTGYPGNLLTAISSTMLYNVLNFPAGVVPVSTVTEADEEELKLYKGCCDDPWDRTLKQAVSGAVGLPVAVQCVALPWQEELCLRFMKEVETLSRDKRVA, via the exons ATGAtgatccagcagcagctgagccagctcctgccagaGGGGAAGGTGAACACTTCTGCTGCCCTCACCCTGCTCGGCGGCTCCGTGGCAGCCCTGGTGGTCTGGAAATGGCTGGGCAAAAAGATGATccagaagaaaatggaagaggCTCGGAGAACCCGGGATGAGGGTATGAAGAAAATGGCAAAGGCTGTCCAGCAGTTCAGGGAGCAG GTCCCCAGTGTCCAGACAGATGCCAttctgtccctgcccctgctggAACTCACTAGAAGACTCCAGGAAGGGTCTCTGTCCCCCAGGACTGTCCTCTACACCTACTTAGAGAAG GCCCTGGAAGTGACCCAGCAGACAAACTGCTTGCGACACTTTATCCCAGagtgtgaggagcagctccaggaaatAGAAGGGCACAAGGAGAAAGGGCTGCTCTACGGCATCCCCGTCAGCATCAAGGACCACATCGGCCACAAG GGGCACTTGGCAACCTGTGGGCTCGTGCAGTGCCTGGGCACTCTGATGGACGAGGACAGTGTCCTGGTCAAGGTCCTGAAGAGACAAGGGGCCATCCCATTTGCAATGACCAATGTGCCACAATCCCTCTTCAG CCTGTCTGGAGTGACTGGCCCTGTCAATGGCATCCTGGCAG TCCCTTGTGCCCTGGGGCCCATGGCAAGGGACGTGGACAGTCTGGCCCTGTGCATgaaggctctgctctgccaggacaTGTTCCAGCTGGACCCCACCGTGCCCCCCATCCCCTTCAATGAGGAG GTGTACTCCAGCTCCACTCCCCTGCGGGTGGGGTACTACGACACCGACGGATACTTCCCGCTGCCCCCCTGCATGAGGAGGGCAGTGAAGGAAACCAGGCgtgctctgcaggcagctgggcacCAG CTGGTGCCCTTCTCTCCTCCCCGGATCCCCTATGTCATGACTGAACTGTTTTTGAAGACCTTTTTTGCTGATGGAGGCCGTACCTGGTTGGATGTGTT cacaggaaatatTGTAGATCCAGGCTTGAAACCACAGGTGAATTTCTGCAAGATCCCAAGGTTGGTGAagaagctgctggctctgcttctTAAACCTCTG TTCCCCCGGCTGGCTGAGTACCTGAGCGCCATGGCTGGAATGAG GTCAGTGAAGGAGATGTGGAATCATCACCATCAAATACAG aTGTACCGCTCCCAGTTCATCAGCCAGTGGAAGGAACTCCAGCTGGATGTtgtgctgtgccctgtcctGGGGCCTGCCTTCACCACGGGATACCCCGGGAATCTCCTCA CTGCCATCTCCTCCACAATGCTGTACAACGTCCTGAACTTCCCCGCTGGGGTTGTCCCCGTCAGCACCGTGACAGAGGCTGATGAGGAAGAGCTAAAGCTTTACAAAGGATGTTGTGATGACCCCTGGGACAGGACACTGAAACAG
- the LOC128811619 gene encoding vitamin D3 hydroxylase-associated protein-like isoform X1 produces MMIQQQLSQLLPEGKVNTSAALTLLGGSVAALVVWKWLGKKMIQKKMEEARRTRDEGMKKMAKAVQQFREQVPSVQTDAILSLPLLELTRRLQEGSLSPRTVLYTYLEKALEVTQQTNCLRHFIPECEEQLQEIEGHKEKGLLYGIPVSIKDHIGHKGHLATCGLVQCLGTLMDEDSVLVKVLKRQGAIPFAMTNVPQSLFSYDCSNPIFGQTLNPLNPQKSPGGSSGGEAALMAGGGSILGMGSDMGGSIRLPSSFCGLCGLKPTAERLSLSGVTGPVNGILAVPCALGPMARDVDSLALCMKALLCQDMFQLDPTVPPIPFNEEVYSSSTPLRVGYYDTDGYFPLPPCMRRAVKETRRALQAAGHQLVPFSPPRIPYVMTELFLKTFFADGGRTWLDVFTGNIVDPGLKPQVNFCKIPRLVKKLLALLLKPLFPRLAEYLSAMAGMRSVKEMWNHHHQIQMYRSQFISQWKELQLDVVLCPVLGPAFTTGYPGNLLTAISSTMLYNVLNFPAGVVPVSTVTEADEEELKLYKGCCDDPWDRTLKQAVSGAVGLPVAVQCVALPWQEELCLRFMKEVETLSRDKRVA; encoded by the exons ATGAtgatccagcagcagctgagccagctcctgccagaGGGGAAGGTGAACACTTCTGCTGCCCTCACCCTGCTCGGCGGCTCCGTGGCAGCCCTGGTGGTCTGGAAATGGCTGGGCAAAAAGATGATccagaagaaaatggaagaggCTCGGAGAACCCGGGATGAGGGTATGAAGAAAATGGCAAAGGCTGTCCAGCAGTTCAGGGAGCAG GTCCCCAGTGTCCAGACAGATGCCAttctgtccctgcccctgctggAACTCACTAGAAGACTCCAGGAAGGGTCTCTGTCCCCCAGGACTGTCCTCTACACCTACTTAGAGAAG GCCCTGGAAGTGACCCAGCAGACAAACTGCTTGCGACACTTTATCCCAGagtgtgaggagcagctccaggaaatAGAAGGGCACAAGGAGAAAGGGCTGCTCTACGGCATCCCCGTCAGCATCAAGGACCACATCGGCCACAAG GGGCACTTGGCAACCTGTGGGCTCGTGCAGTGCCTGGGCACTCTGATGGACGAGGACAGTGTCCTGGTCAAGGTCCTGAAGAGACAAGGGGCCATCCCATTTGCAATGACCAATGTGCCACAATCCCTCTTCAG CTACGACTGCAGCAACCCCATCTTTGGGCAGACCTTGAACCCTCTCAACCCCCAGAAGAGCCCCGGGGGCTCCTCGGGAGGGGAGGCAGCTCTGATGGCAGGGGGAGGCTCCATCCTGGGCATGGGCTCCGACATGGGCGGCAGCATCCGCCTGCCCTCCAGCTTCTGCGGGCTCTGCGGCCTCAAACCCACGGCTGAGAGGCtcag CCTGTCTGGAGTGACTGGCCCTGTCAATGGCATCCTGGCAG TCCCTTGTGCCCTGGGGCCCATGGCAAGGGACGTGGACAGTCTGGCCCTGTGCATgaaggctctgctctgccaggacaTGTTCCAGCTGGACCCCACCGTGCCCCCCATCCCCTTCAATGAGGAG GTGTACTCCAGCTCCACTCCCCTGCGGGTGGGGTACTACGACACCGACGGATACTTCCCGCTGCCCCCCTGCATGAGGAGGGCAGTGAAGGAAACCAGGCgtgctctgcaggcagctgggcacCAG CTGGTGCCCTTCTCTCCTCCCCGGATCCCCTATGTCATGACTGAACTGTTTTTGAAGACCTTTTTTGCTGATGGAGGCCGTACCTGGTTGGATGTGTT cacaggaaatatTGTAGATCCAGGCTTGAAACCACAGGTGAATTTCTGCAAGATCCCAAGGTTGGTGAagaagctgctggctctgcttctTAAACCTCTG TTCCCCCGGCTGGCTGAGTACCTGAGCGCCATGGCTGGAATGAG GTCAGTGAAGGAGATGTGGAATCATCACCATCAAATACAG aTGTACCGCTCCCAGTTCATCAGCCAGTGGAAGGAACTCCAGCTGGATGTtgtgctgtgccctgtcctGGGGCCTGCCTTCACCACGGGATACCCCGGGAATCTCCTCA CTGCCATCTCCTCCACAATGCTGTACAACGTCCTGAACTTCCCCGCTGGGGTTGTCCCCGTCAGCACCGTGACAGAGGCTGATGAGGAAGAGCTAAAGCTTTACAAAGGATGTTGTGATGACCCCTGGGACAGGACACTGAAACAG